The Macrobrachium nipponense isolate FS-2020 chromosome 19, ASM1510439v2, whole genome shotgun sequence genome contains a region encoding:
- the LOC135214788 gene encoding forkhead box protein D2-like, with protein sequence MPVYEAVMTDSQCLSPGEELVVAPTQFSEDEGESCPVGADVDDDESRPLQETAEEGSSDGDKKTGGPVKPPYSYIALITMSILQAPKKRVTLSEICEFIMGRFPYYKAKFPAWQNSIRHNLSLNDCFVKVPREPGNPGKGNYWTLDPGAIDMFDNGSFLRRRKRYKRQHPDFLNDPHVFSLLAAGVVDPYHLHHSHLHQQQQQQQAAAAAAAASAFLGPHPMLHRPVPFAHHPYMPPAQFHAHHVALSQQESFFRHLRGSLAPPIQNLPAPAIVSGGLNNGGGTGVVGGGSLFAPTPVKPVVTTSPSPPLTRPPPRPAFTIDAIMGHDKSPPPPPSPSAPSSSPPTGSGPSALPALPLTALNPEPFSRLLMAPFLSQNLVRPTIGSALQRPPLPPTSLPPSTTR encoded by the coding sequence ATGCCCGTGTATGAGGCAGTCATGACCGACTCTCAGTGTTTATCGCCAGGGGAAGAGCTCGTCGTTGCCCCTACCCAGTTCAGCGAGGACGAAGGCGAGTCTTGTCCAGTGGGCGCCGACGTAGACGACGATGAATCCCGCCCCTTGCAGGAGACAGCGGAGGAGGGCTCCTCCGACGGTGACAAGAAGACCGGCGGCCCCGTCAAGCCGCCGTACTCCTACATCGCGCTCATCACGATGTCTATCCTGCAGGCGCCGAAGAAGCGCGTCACCCTGAGCGAGATCTGCGAATTCATCATGGGGCGCTTCCCCTACTACAAGGCCAAGTTCCCCGCGTGGCAGAACTCCATCCGGCACAACCTCTCGCTGAACGACTGCTTCGTGAAGGTGCCCCGCGAACCGGGGAACCCCGGTAAAGGGAACTACTGGACGCTCGACCCCGGCGCCATCGACATGTTCGACAACGGGTCCTTCctcaggaggaggaagaggtacaAACGCCAACATCCCGACTTCCTGAACGACCCGCACGTCTTCTCCCTGCTGGCCGCGGGGGTCGTCGACCCCTACCATCTCCATCACAGCCACctgcaccagcagcagcagcaacagcaggcagcagcagcagcagcagctgcttcAGCGTTCCTGGGGCCTCACCCGATGCTCCACCGCCCAGTGCCTTTCGCCCACCACCCGTACATGCCACCGGCGCAGTTCCACGCCCATCACGTCGCGCTCTCGCAGCAGGAGAGTTTCTTCAGGCATCTCAGGGGATCCTTGGCGCCTCCTATTCAGAACTTACCTGCCCCTGCGATAGTGAGTGGAGGACTGAATAACGGAGGAGGGACGGGAGTCGTAGGGGGAGGAAGTCTCTTCGCGCCCACGCCCGTCAAGCCCGTGGTCACGACGTCCCCTTCACCCCCATTGACGCGCCCGCCTCCCCGCCCGGCGTTCACCATCGACGCGATCATGGGGCACGACAaatcgcctcctcctcctccttccccatcAGCGCCGTCGTCGTCGCCTCCGACGGGAAGCGGACCGAGCGCCCTGCCGGCCTTGCCGTTGACGGCCCTCAACCCGGAGCCCTTCTCCCGGCTTCTCATGGCGCCGTTCCTGTCCCAGAATCTCGTCAGACCGACCATAGGAAGCGCCCTTCAGCGGCCGCCGTTGCCACCCACCTCGCTGCCTCCGTCGACGACGCGGTGA